In Halorhabdus rudnickae, the following proteins share a genomic window:
- a CDS encoding DUF2298 domain-containing protein: MEFGLVALWLALYLALLLAGSVVTGWLFPRFEDYGSGVAIPLSVTVLWLVTFFVGRLSITIGIWLGVAVLAGLTFLAGSRGTDLDLRRVGETCVVFSAAFLFFVGVRVFAAPFGATDPVVAPLPLSIGEKMLDFGLLKSLLRAETLPPEDMWFAGEPVAYYYGGHLATAILSRLTGTAGRFAYNLALSGFYAMLVTAAYGIASTVAADRAIPRRLAGGLSVFAVGIASNLSTPGRLLLSVLPDGVASSIADWLGVELRNLATGIENFYYFDASRVISDRQADFAFQFPTAGPEATSPTINEFPFFSWFNADLHAHMMSTAFLLLAAAICLSYYRTPERDVWRRRVLLFGVLPPVAGLLAVTNTWSFPTTAGLAFLTVVLSPAKARSLLPSRYANRLPETGLPREGTSIAVGIGVAIGVLVSGVLWSLPFWLGPAGGRTVSILPDRSSLGELLVVHGLFVAVFGTYLYARSRQAFGDQVRKYAFAAVVAVIVVGLLDFAALALFVLLVGVSWLLARYRSDNRFAFAGNDDEIEDSSRDTTERDLPGFETVLIVAGIGLVTLIEFVYLKEGSGRMNTVFKVYMQVWVLWGVAFGPALAWLLSERDNRSTTSFGRLRSTGLRAGLVVLVVSSGIYAPLAVSNNFNSQNPTVDGLTYLESEYPEEAAAIHWLDDRDGRPVVLMDAPGGYTWDPADGESSSAPASLTGLPTVLGWFHEAQYRGEDPYEERLTDVETMFAGNPDEQRSLLAKYDVAYVYVGPIERNAYPDMTVTELEAVAPEKQWDGTTIYRVDQSSLDG; the protein is encoded by the coding sequence ATGGAATTCGGGCTCGTCGCGCTGTGGCTTGCGCTCTACCTCGCGTTGTTGCTGGCCGGAAGTGTCGTCACGGGCTGGTTGTTCCCCCGTTTCGAGGATTACGGGTCCGGCGTCGCGATCCCGCTGTCGGTGACGGTACTCTGGCTCGTTACCTTCTTCGTCGGTCGCCTGTCGATCACGATCGGTATCTGGCTCGGCGTCGCCGTCCTCGCCGGTCTCACGTTCCTGGCTGGCTCCCGCGGAACCGACCTCGACCTCCGTCGCGTGGGAGAGACATGCGTCGTCTTCTCGGCTGCATTCCTCTTTTTCGTCGGCGTCCGGGTGTTCGCGGCCCCCTTCGGCGCGACTGATCCAGTCGTCGCCCCGCTCCCGCTGTCGATCGGCGAAAAGATGCTGGACTTCGGACTGCTGAAGTCGCTGCTCCGGGCCGAGACGCTCCCGCCTGAGGACATGTGGTTCGCGGGTGAACCCGTTGCCTACTACTACGGCGGACACCTCGCCACGGCGATCCTTTCGCGCCTCACCGGGACGGCCGGTCGATTCGCCTACAACCTCGCGTTGTCGGGCTTTTACGCCATGCTTGTCACCGCCGCCTACGGCATTGCGAGCACCGTCGCTGCTGACCGGGCGATCCCGCGCCGTCTCGCCGGCGGTCTAAGCGTCTTCGCCGTTGGGATTGCGAGCAACCTCTCGACGCCGGGTCGACTGCTGCTTTCGGTCCTGCCGGATGGCGTGGCGTCGTCGATAGCCGACTGGCTCGGCGTCGAACTGCGGAACCTGGCGACCGGGATCGAGAACTTCTATTATTTCGATGCGAGTCGCGTCATCTCCGATCGTCAAGCCGACTTCGCGTTCCAGTTCCCCACCGCCGGTCCGGAGGCGACCTCACCGACGATCAACGAGTTCCCCTTCTTCTCGTGGTTTAACGCCGACCTCCACGCACACATGATGAGTACGGCGTTTCTCCTGCTTGCCGCCGCCATCTGTCTCTCGTACTACCGGACGCCTGAACGGGATGTCTGGCGACGCCGCGTGTTGCTGTTCGGCGTTCTGCCGCCGGTAGCGGGACTGTTGGCCGTCACGAACACGTGGTCGTTCCCGACGACGGCCGGCCTCGCCTTCCTGACGGTCGTCCTCTCGCCCGCCAAGGCACGGTCGTTGCTCCCGTCTCGATACGCAAATCGACTCCCCGAAACCGGCCTCCCACGGGAAGGAACGTCGATCGCGGTGGGTATCGGCGTCGCCATCGGCGTTCTCGTCTCGGGGGTTCTGTGGTCGCTGCCGTTCTGGCTGGGGCCGGCGGGCGGCCGGACAGTGTCGATCCTTCCGGATCGATCCTCCCTCGGCGAGCTGCTCGTCGTCCACGGCCTTTTCGTCGCGGTCTTTGGCACGTACCTTTATGCGCGCTCGCGCCAGGCCTTCGGCGACCAGGTCAGGAAGTACGCGTTCGCGGCTGTCGTCGCCGTGATCGTCGTCGGACTGCTCGACTTCGCTGCGCTCGCTCTGTTCGTGCTGCTGGTGGGTGTGAGCTGGCTCCTGGCTCGCTACCGATCGGACAATCGATTTGCTTTCGCGGGGAACGACGACGAAATAGAAGACAGCTCACGAGACACGACGGAGCGCGATCTCCCTGGATTCGAGACGGTTCTTATCGTGGCAGGTATCGGGCTCGTGACGCTGATAGAGTTCGTCTACCTGAAGGAGGGCAGCGGACGGATGAACACCGTCTTCAAGGTATACATGCAGGTGTGGGTGCTCTGGGGCGTGGCGTTCGGTCCGGCCCTTGCCTGGCTCCTCTCGGAGCGCGACAATCGATCGACGACGAGTTTCGGTCGTCTTCGGTCGACCGGGCTGCGAGCCGGTCTCGTGGTGCTGGTCGTCTCGTCAGGTATCTACGCGCCACTGGCCGTCTCGAACAACTTCAACAGCCAGAACCCGACCGTTGACGGCCTCACGTACCTCGAGTCGGAGTATCCCGAGGAGGCGGCGGCGATCCATTGGCTCGACGATCGGGATGGGCGGCCCGTCGTCTTGATGGACGCTCCGGGCGGATACACCTGGGATCCCGCGGACGGCGAGAGTTCGAGCGCCCCGGCGAGTCTGACGGGGCTGCCCACCGTCCTCGGGTGGTTCCACGAAGCCCAGTACCGGGGTGAGGACCCATACGAGGAACGGCTCACGGACGTCGAGACGATGTTCGCGGGCAATCCCGACGAACAGCGATCGCTCCTTGCGAAGTACGACGTTGCGTACGTCTATGTCGGGCCGATAGAACGGAACGCGTATCCCGACATGACCGTCACTGAACTCGAAGCCGTGGCCCCCGAAAAACAGTGGGACGGAACAACGATCTATCGGGTCGACCAGTCGTCACTCGACGGCTAA
- a CDS encoding glycosyltransferase: MSRSVGVVVPAYRPDVPTLESYVNALQEAVDPATVRIEIDVPTDETIERVESLDVDVNSAPYRRGKGAAITAGFESLSTDILAFADADGSTPPSSMASVIEPVVSDRADLAAGSRRHPDAVIQSHQTFARRFLGDGFAWFARRMLDAELYDYQCGAKAISRPAWSKVREHIFEPGFAWDVELVAIAGAMDLRIEEVPITWEDHPGSTVSPIRTAVDLGGAVFSARHRAKRIRDSRLHRMIAAGRDESPALVDREYHE, encoded by the coding sequence ATGAGTCGGTCTGTCGGTGTCGTGGTGCCGGCCTACCGCCCGGACGTCCCCACGCTCGAATCGTACGTGAACGCCCTCCAAGAGGCAGTCGACCCGGCCACTGTCCGGATCGAGATCGACGTCCCCACCGACGAGACGATCGAACGAGTCGAATCGCTCGACGTGGACGTCAACTCGGCCCCCTATCGCCGCGGGAAGGGCGCCGCGATCACGGCCGGGTTCGAGTCTCTTTCCACTGACATTCTGGCGTTCGCTGACGCCGACGGGTCGACGCCCCCGTCGTCGATGGCGTCCGTGATCGAGCCAGTCGTGTCGGATCGGGCCGACCTGGCTGCAGGATCGCGCCGCCATCCTGACGCCGTTATCCAATCCCACCAGACGTTCGCCCGGCGATTCCTCGGTGATGGGTTCGCCTGGTTCGCGCGTCGGATGCTCGACGCGGAACTGTACGACTACCAGTGTGGCGCGAAAGCGATTTCGCGACCGGCCTGGTCGAAAGTGCGTGAACACATCTTCGAGCCGGGGTTTGCGTGGGACGTCGAGCTGGTGGCTATCGCCGGGGCGATGGATCTCAGGATCGAAGAAGTGCCGATCACGTGGGAGGACCACCCGGGATCGACAGTCTCGCCGATCCGCACGGCCGTTGATCTGGGCGGGGCCGTCTTCAGCGCTCGCCACCGCGCGAAACGCATCAGGGATAGTCGCCTCCACCGGATGATCGCTGCGGGGCGAGACGAATCGCCGGCACTGGTCGACCGAGAGTACCATGAGTGA
- a CDS encoding GtrA family protein, which produces MSEGNGRFDGYVRSLLSGVRFGKFVSVGVIGAISDNAVLAVLGLGFAVPEMWAKAAGIETAILVMFAVNEHWTFATEGSSDVRAVLGRLGRSHLVRSGGVAVQLSVYWVLTQHLAVTLYVFGTDLWFLAASPIAIAFAMVVNYVFESLFTWQVHLEGESSEHGNN; this is translated from the coding sequence ATGAGTGAGGGCAACGGGCGGTTCGACGGGTACGTTCGATCACTCCTCTCGGGCGTGCGCTTCGGGAAGTTTGTCTCGGTCGGTGTGATCGGGGCGATCAGCGACAACGCGGTACTCGCCGTCCTCGGTCTCGGATTCGCAGTCCCCGAGATGTGGGCCAAAGCGGCGGGGATCGAAACCGCTATTCTTGTCATGTTCGCGGTCAACGAACACTGGACGTTCGCAACCGAGGGGTCCTCGGACGTACGAGCGGTTCTGGGACGCCTCGGCCGGTCACATCTAGTTCGGTCCGGCGGTGTGGCCGTCCAGTTAAGCGTGTACTGGGTATTGACACAGCACCTCGCAGTGACACTGTACGTCTTCGGGACGGACCTGTGGTTTCTCGCCGCGAGTCCGATCGCCATTGCCTTCGCGATGGTCGTCAACTACGTCTTCGAGAGCCTGTTCACCTGGCAGGTCCACCTCGAAGGCGAGTCCTCCGAGCACGGGAATAACTAA
- the hpt gene encoding hypoxanthine/guanine phosphoribosyltransferase: MDRLKQSLLDAPVIEKDDYQYFIHPISDGVPMLRPELLREIVIRIIRKAELEDVDKIVTPAAMGIHISTAVSLMTDIPLVVIRKRQYGLEGEVSLRQVTGYSEREMYVNDVYEGDKVLVLDDVLSTGGTLVGITGALEEIGADIVDIVAVIKKVGGQNKVEDSDLDVKTLINVDVEDMEVVVVDEHGDG; encoded by the coding sequence ATGGATCGGCTCAAGCAGTCGTTGCTCGACGCCCCGGTCATCGAGAAAGACGACTACCAGTACTTCATCCACCCGATCAGCGACGGGGTCCCGATGCTCCGGCCGGAACTCCTTCGCGAGATCGTCATCCGGATCATCCGGAAGGCAGAACTCGAGGACGTCGACAAGATCGTCACGCCCGCTGCGATGGGAATCCACATCTCGACGGCCGTCTCGCTGATGACCGACATTCCCCTCGTGGTCATCCGCAAACGCCAGTACGGTCTGGAAGGGGAAGTCTCGCTCCGACAGGTCACCGGGTATTCCGAGAGGGAGATGTACGTCAACGACGTCTACGAGGGCGATAAGGTCCTCGTTCTCGACGACGTGCTCTCGACCGGCGGAACGCTCGTCGGGATCACGGGTGCACTCGAAGAGATCGGCGCGGACATCGTCGACATCGTCGCCGTCATCAAGAAAGTCGGCGGCCAGAACAAGGTCGAGGACTCCGATCTCGACGTCAAGACGCTCATCAACGTCGACGTCGAAGACATGGAGGTCGTCGTCGTCGACGAGCACGGCGACGGATAG
- the mbhE gene encoding hydrogen gas-evolving membrane-bound hydrogenase subunit E translates to MQSPSQSVLLAVLALPFLTAAIAPVLYRLLGDRIAYVGAAVAAIVFGLVGTQYGREGVVSLPWIPSLDVSIALYVDGLSLLLAFVVSGIGILIFTYSKGYMHDEPGKAKFYTTLLVFMGAMLGVAFAADLLALFVFWELTSVSSFVLIGHYQDDPDSQYAARKAMIITVAGGLFLLVGFLLLYVVSGSPDALGAPTFRLVGGDGSMIANAGAMREGLRSAGLLVPVLGLLAVGVGAKSAQVPFHIWLPNAMEAPTPVSAFLHSATMVKAGVYLVGRFRPLLGSPEWELLFAALGLLTMTVGAMLAITADDIKELLAYSTASHLGLIVAGFGLQSVYGAETGAFHILNHALFKAALFLVAGIVAHEAGTRLLSELGGLWRDLPITAAVAVVAALGMAGLPPFNGFYSKELLFEATYHLAHEAGGLWWVLPAVAVFGSVFTFLYSIRFLSLFFGDRPDALDHVHSPPVTMLAPPVVLAVLAGVIGLGGVTSTMGIHFEPLTSFVDRIAEGVGAAEPHFGYHLPTALTPAAAMSALTIGAGALAYPYYGRLATVLDRLASMRPLSPNWYYDGAIEWLDRTRIVAGRVQTGQLRTYAIWLLTAVAGLALAGYAGAGVVLPTVSSLAAEPAMAIVLGVAIVAALAVTRAPSHVAGVLTLSILGFMVAIFYILASAPDLALTQLVVETLVLVLFLLVLDRLPAFYGELDRLQALRDGVVSAVVGVTVFLTVLVTTAATPGKPIYEYFIERAGVPAEHGQTLFDFGGGGNVVNVILVDFRAFDTMGEISVIAMAALSVITLIAMRKRGETQ, encoded by the coding sequence GTGCAATCACCGAGTCAGAGCGTCCTCCTCGCCGTGCTGGCGTTGCCGTTTCTGACTGCCGCGATCGCGCCGGTGCTGTATCGCCTGCTGGGCGATCGCATCGCCTACGTGGGTGCGGCGGTCGCGGCCATCGTATTCGGACTCGTCGGCACGCAGTACGGGAGAGAGGGCGTCGTATCGTTGCCGTGGATCCCTTCCCTTGACGTTTCGATCGCCCTGTACGTCGACGGGCTCTCGCTGTTGCTCGCGTTCGTCGTCAGCGGGATTGGCATCCTCATTTTCACGTATTCGAAGGGGTACATGCACGACGAACCGGGGAAGGCGAAGTTCTACACGACACTACTCGTGTTCATGGGCGCGATGCTCGGCGTCGCATTCGCCGCCGATCTGCTCGCGCTGTTCGTCTTCTGGGAACTCACGAGTGTCTCGTCGTTCGTTCTGATCGGCCACTATCAGGACGATCCCGACTCGCAGTACGCCGCCCGAAAGGCGATGATTATCACCGTGGCCGGTGGGCTATTCTTGCTGGTCGGATTTCTGCTCCTGTACGTCGTTTCGGGCTCGCCGGACGCCCTCGGCGCACCCACGTTCAGACTGGTCGGTGGCGACGGATCGATGATCGCTAACGCCGGGGCGATGCGGGAAGGACTCCGTTCGGCAGGCTTGCTCGTCCCCGTCCTTGGGCTACTCGCCGTCGGCGTAGGGGCGAAGTCGGCACAGGTTCCGTTCCACATCTGGTTGCCCAACGCCATGGAGGCCCCGACGCCGGTCTCGGCGTTCCTCCATTCGGCGACGATGGTCAAAGCAGGTGTCTACCTCGTCGGTCGCTTCAGGCCCCTGCTCGGATCGCCCGAGTGGGAACTCCTCTTTGCTGCGCTCGGCCTGCTGACGATGACTGTCGGGGCGATGCTGGCGATCACAGCCGACGACATCAAGGAACTGCTCGCATACTCGACGGCCTCTCATCTGGGACTGATCGTTGCCGGGTTCGGCCTGCAGTCGGTCTACGGGGCCGAAACTGGTGCGTTCCACATCCTGAATCACGCGCTGTTCAAAGCGGCACTGTTCCTCGTCGCCGGGATCGTCGCCCACGAAGCCGGGACGCGACTGCTTTCGGAACTGGGCGGCCTCTGGCGCGACCTCCCGATCACCGCCGCCGTGGCCGTCGTGGCCGCCCTCGGTATGGCCGGCCTCCCGCCGTTCAACGGGTTCTACTCCAAGGAGTTGCTGTTCGAGGCGACCTACCACCTCGCCCACGAGGCGGGCGGACTCTGGTGGGTACTCCCGGCCGTTGCGGTCTTCGGGAGCGTCTTCACGTTCCTGTATTCGATCAGGTTCCTTTCGCTGTTCTTCGGCGACCGGCCGGACGCGCTCGATCACGTCCACTCGCCACCCGTAACGATGCTTGCGCCACCAGTCGTCCTCGCCGTCCTGGCGGGCGTGATCGGACTGGGAGGCGTGACTTCGACGATGGGTATTCACTTCGAACCGCTCACGAGCTTCGTCGACCGTATCGCCGAGGGCGTGGGGGCCGCCGAGCCACACTTCGGCTATCACCTGCCCACGGCGTTGACCCCGGCGGCGGCGATGAGCGCCCTCACGATCGGGGCCGGCGCGCTCGCTTACCCGTACTACGGCCGGCTCGCGACGGTCCTCGATCGACTCGCGTCGATGCGCCCGCTGTCGCCGAACTGGTATTACGACGGGGCTATCGAGTGGCTCGACCGGACGAGGATCGTCGCCGGACGGGTCCAGACCGGGCAGCTTCGGACCTACGCGATCTGGTTGCTGACTGCGGTCGCCGGCCTCGCTCTCGCCGGCTACGCAGGGGCTGGCGTCGTTCTCCCGACAGTGTCCTCGCTGGCCGCGGAGCCGGCGATGGCGATCGTCCTCGGCGTGGCGATCGTCGCCGCCCTCGCCGTGACACGAGCGCCGTCCCACGTCGCGGGCGTGCTCACGCTGTCGATCCTGGGCTTCATGGTCGCGATCTTCTACATCCTCGCGAGCGCACCCGACCTGGCACTGACTCAACTCGTCGTCGAGACGCTGGTGCTCGTGTTGTTCCTGCTCGTCCTCGATCGATTGCCCGCGTTTTACGGCGAACTCGATCGGCTGCAGGCGTTGCGGGACGGGGTCGTCTCGGCGGTCGTCGGCGTCACTGTCTTCCTGACCGTGCTGGTCACGACCGCGGCGACGCCCGGCAAACCGATCTATGAGTACTTCATCGAACGGGCTGGGGTGCCGGCCGAACACGGCCAGACATTGTTTGACTTTGGCGGCGGTGGGAACGTCGTCAACGTGATCCTGGTCGACTTCCGCGCGTTCGACACGATGGGCGAGATCTCAGTCATCGCCATGGCGGCCCTTTCGGTGATTACGCTGATCGCGATGCGAAAACGAGGTGAAACACAATGA
- a CDS encoding MnhB domain-containing protein, whose translation MSSELGPTDSDTTLIARTITRVVVPIILLVAIALMLQGHNLPGGGFIAGVLTVTGFALIYIIYGLRYIEQELLHRTVVPRSLPISDGSDGTDVDPPITKEFGEIFTVGLAIAAASGIVAMAFGFPFLSQGVLFVEGIPLYGEMEFASALAFDLGVYLVVVGGLLTILAVVGAE comes from the coding sequence ATGAGTTCGGAGTTAGGACCGACAGACAGCGATACAACACTCATCGCGCGGACGATCACGCGCGTGGTCGTCCCGATCATCCTGCTGGTCGCGATTGCACTCATGTTGCAGGGCCACAACTTGCCGGGCGGCGGCTTCATCGCTGGCGTCCTCACTGTGACCGGCTTCGCGCTGATCTACATCATCTACGGCCTGCGATACATCGAACAGGAACTGTTACATCGAACTGTCGTCCCGCGATCACTGCCGATCAGTGACGGGTCAGATGGGACAGATGTCGATCCGCCGATCACCAAGGAGTTCGGCGAGATCTTCACGGTCGGACTGGCGATCGCGGCCGCGAGCGGCATCGTGGCGATGGCGTTCGGCTTTCCGTTCCTCTCCCAGGGTGTGCTGTTCGTCGAGGGGATCCCCCTGTACGGGGAGATGGAGTTCGCCAGCGCACTTGCGTTCGACCTGGGCGTGTACCTGGTCGTCGTCGGTGGACTGCTGACGATCCTCGCGGTGGTGGGTGCCGAATGA
- a CDS encoding sodium:proton antiporter: MIATVVGTVAGVLASTSAGSETGGQPQVVLAVVLGLLFALGTFLVLRRDVVRVVWGVTIISQAANVYLVTMGGLRGAVPIISHGGAHGEVTDPLVQALVLTAIVIGFGTTAFSLVLTYRVYEEHGTIDLTEVSG, encoded by the coding sequence ATGATTGCCACTGTCGTCGGGACGGTAGCGGGCGTGCTCGCCAGCACGTCCGCGGGCTCCGAGACAGGCGGCCAGCCACAGGTCGTGCTGGCGGTCGTCCTCGGGCTCCTGTTCGCCCTGGGAACCTTCCTCGTCCTCCGGCGGGACGTGGTCCGAGTCGTCTGGGGCGTGACGATCATCAGCCAGGCGGCAAACGTCTACCTCGTGACGATGGGTGGGCTCCGTGGCGCGGTGCCGATCATCTCTCACGGCGGGGCCCACGGCGAAGTCACCGATCCGCTGGTGCAGGCGCTGGTCCTGACGGCCATCGTCATCGGCTTCGGGACGACCGCCTTCTCCCTCGTGCTCACCTATCGCGTCTACGAGGAGCACGGGACGATCGACCTCACGGAGGTGAGCGGATAA
- a CDS encoding complex I subunit 5 family protein has translation MSGHVVAPLVVALVTAILTLGTRRYPRGQRAISLIGIGAYAVAVLALVSRVYSVGILTGAGGTTETLTYQVSNWPAPFGISLVADALSAFMLVLTVAVVVPALVFSALYVDEFAQRVSYHSLFHFMLAGVTGAFLTGDIFNLFVWFEVMLMPSYVLVVFYGRAEHTRAALQYTVLNLLGSAVMLLSIGGIYATVGTLNMADIARRLAHAGEFGIDPAPVLGLGAMLFAVFALKAGIVPFQFWVPAAYRAAPAPVAAVMAGVTKKVGIYAIIRLLFTVFGAATVGSELGFGMAGESFLGLFGPVLFLMAIGSILLGGLGAVSRNDLDDVLAYSSIGQIGFIVLALSLAATGTGPVRVAGLIAALVYSLNHAIAKSALFLISGTVYEAVGSIRFDALGGLSTRRPVIAGSFFLTGLALVGIPPLTGFFGKLLVFETAGKAIVAGEPFAGVALVVALVGAVLTIAYITRAWNRAFWGSPSDPVKRSYRPTAMVSVVAVFALAVVVLGIGFDPVYRAAEAAAHAATDQATYVKAVAPEVVG, from the coding sequence ATGAGCGGACACGTCGTCGCACCATTGGTCGTCGCGCTGGTGACGGCGATTCTGACGCTCGGGACGCGCCGGTACCCCCGCGGCCAGCGTGCAATCAGCCTCATCGGGATCGGGGCGTACGCTGTCGCGGTGCTTGCCCTGGTGAGCCGGGTGTACTCGGTCGGGATCCTGACTGGAGCCGGTGGGACGACCGAGACACTCACCTATCAGGTGTCGAACTGGCCGGCACCCTTCGGGATCTCGCTGGTGGCGGACGCACTCTCGGCGTTCATGCTCGTCCTCACCGTCGCAGTGGTCGTCCCGGCGCTCGTCTTCTCGGCACTGTACGTCGATGAGTTCGCCCAGCGCGTCTCCTATCACTCGCTGTTTCACTTCATGCTCGCGGGCGTCACCGGGGCATTCCTGACGGGGGATATCTTCAACCTCTTCGTGTGGTTCGAGGTAATGCTCATGCCCAGCTACGTGTTGGTTGTCTTCTACGGGCGGGCCGAACACACGCGTGCTGCGCTGCAGTACACTGTCCTGAACCTGCTTGGCAGTGCAGTCATGCTGCTCTCGATCGGTGGCATCTACGCGACGGTGGGGACCCTCAACATGGCTGACATCGCCCGTCGACTCGCTCACGCGGGCGAGTTCGGGATAGACCCGGCGCCCGTCCTCGGGCTCGGGGCGATGCTCTTTGCGGTCTTCGCGCTGAAAGCGGGGATCGTCCCGTTCCAGTTCTGGGTGCCTGCCGCGTATCGGGCCGCCCCGGCACCGGTCGCGGCGGTGATGGCCGGCGTCACGAAGAAAGTCGGCATCTACGCGATCATCCGGCTACTCTTTACAGTCTTTGGGGCGGCAACCGTCGGTAGCGAACTCGGGTTCGGCATGGCCGGGGAGTCGTTCCTCGGGCTGTTCGGCCCGGTCCTGTTCCTGATGGCGATCGGGAGCATCCTGCTTGGCGGACTCGGAGCTGTTTCGCGCAACGACTTAGACGACGTGCTCGCGTATTCCTCGATCGGGCAGATCGGGTTCATCGTGCTGGCGCTTTCACTCGCCGCCACGGGTACGGGTCCGGTCCGGGTCGCGGGGCTGATCGCCGCGCTGGTGTACTCACTGAACCACGCGATCGCCAAGTCGGCGCTGTTCCTGATCAGTGGAACCGTCTACGAGGCCGTCGGCTCGATCCGCTTCGACGCTCTCGGCGGACTCTCGACGCGACGGCCGGTCATCGCCGGCTCGTTTTTCCTGACAGGACTCGCCCTCGTCGGCATTCCGCCGCTGACCGGTTTCTTCGGCAAGTTACTGGTGTTCGAGACGGCCGGGAAAGCGATCGTTGCGGGCGAGCCATTCGCCGGCGTAGCGCTGGTCGTCGCGCTCGTCGGGGCCGTGCTGACGATCGCGTACATCACCAGGGCGTGGAACCGCGCGTTCTGGGGCTCGCCGAGCGATCCAGTGAAGCGGTCCTATCGCCCCACGGCGATGGTCTCCGTTGTGGCCGTGTTCGCGCTTGCGGTAGTCGTCCTCGGGATCGGTTTCGATCCCGTCTATCGGGCCGCCGAGGCCGCCGCCCACGCGGCGACGGATCAGGCAACCTACGTCAAGGCTGTCGCCCCGGAGGTGGTCGGATGA
- a CDS encoding Na+/H+ antiporter subunit E — MRRWPVIGAALAILWLFVQGVEPAPVPVAGALVTGLALGLPIAFLFRRFYVPKAALGDIVRGLPFVVIYLAVFLKELITANVDVAYRVLAPSMPIKPAVIEVPLRVESDAAITTIANSITLTPGTLTMDYNEDRNSLYVHAIAAFDREAIVAPIRTWEDYALRIFDEERTPSDPVPDPDAEADADLDGDDGPGDPDTTSRRQEGDADGE, encoded by the coding sequence ATGAGACGTTGGCCGGTCATCGGGGCCGCGCTGGCCATCCTCTGGCTGTTCGTCCAGGGCGTCGAACCCGCACCGGTACCGGTCGCGGGTGCGCTGGTCACGGGACTGGCACTCGGACTGCCGATCGCCTTCCTCTTTAGACGGTTCTACGTCCCGAAGGCGGCTCTCGGGGACATCGTCCGTGGGCTGCCGTTCGTCGTGATCTACCTCGCGGTCTTCCTGAAGGAACTGATCACAGCCAACGTCGACGTTGCCTATCGCGTACTCGCGCCGTCGATGCCGATCAAGCCCGCGGTGATCGAAGTACCGTTGCGGGTCGAATCCGATGCCGCGATCACGACGATCGCTAACAGCATTACACTTACGCCGGGAACACTCACGATGGATTACAACGAGGACCGCAACTCGCTGTACGTTCACGCGATCGCCGCGTTCGACAGAGAAGCAATCGTCGCGCCGATCCGCACCTGGGAGGATTACGCGCTGCGGATCTTCGACGAGGAACGGACACCGTCTGACCCCGTGCCGGACCCCGACGCGGAGGCGGACGCCGATCTCGACGGGGACGACGGTCCAGGTGATCCGGACACGACTTCCCGACGGCAGGAGGGTGATGCCGATGGCGAGTGA
- a CDS encoding monovalent cation/H+ antiporter complex subunit F has product MASEFPAILGSVIDVALVIASAVTLLAAYRVIRGPTVPDRVVALDTIGTNVVAIAILFALRTGQGLFVTVSLVLAIIGFISTIAVAQFVTEGDIIE; this is encoded by the coding sequence ATGGCGAGTGAGTTCCCGGCGATCCTCGGCTCTGTGATCGACGTGGCACTGGTGATCGCCAGTGCGGTCACGCTACTGGCGGCCTACCGGGTGATTCGGGGGCCGACAGTGCCGGATCGAGTAGTGGCGCTGGACACGATCGGGACGAACGTCGTCGCGATCGCGATCCTGTTCGCGCTCCGGACCGGCCAGGGTCTGTTCGTCACCGTCAGCCTCGTGCTCGCGATCATCGGTTTCATCAGCACCATCGCCGTCGCGCAGTTCGTCACCGAGGGGGACATCATCGAATGA
- the mnhG gene encoding monovalent cation/H(+) antiporter subunit G, whose translation MTMLEALHAGVVGGLIVLGVFFLLIGTFGLIRLPDVYNRMHATSKATTLGAASLFLASFAYFGPQGAGLTSLVGILFLFLTAPTGAHMISRAAQKMGVPFFGDASWPKTAEFVDSEDERRNS comes from the coding sequence ATGACCATGCTTGAAGCGCTACACGCAGGTGTCGTCGGTGGATTGATCGTCCTGGGAGTGTTTTTCCTCCTGATCGGGACGTTCGGCCTGATCCGTCTGCCGGACGTCTACAACCGGATGCACGCCACGAGTAAGGCAACGACGCTGGGGGCAGCTTCGCTGTTTCTCGCGAGTTTCGCCTACTTCGGGCCGCAAGGAGCCGGCCTCACGTCGCTGGTCGGTATCCTCTTTCTCTTTTTGACCGCGCCGACGGGAGCACACATGATCTCCCGGGCGGCTCAGAAGATGGGCGTGCCCTTCTTCGGCGACGCTTCCTGGCCCAAGACAGCCGAGTTTGTTGATAGTGAGGACGAACGTCGGAACAGCTAA